ATTTCTGGCACACCAAAGCTGTCGCGCGTTTGGGCATCCCTGCGGTAATGATGGCCGACGGCCCCCACGGCCTGCGCAAGCAGATCGGCGCGTCAGACCACCTGGGCATGGGCCAGAGCGTGGAAGCGGTCTGCTTTCCCACCGCGGCGGGCCTTGCCTGTTCGTTTGACCGCGACCTTGTGCGCACCCTGGGCCAGACGCTGGGCGCACAATGCCAGGCCGAGGGCGTAGCCATGCTGCTCGGGCCCGCGGTCAACATCAAGCGCTCGCCGCTGTGCGGGCGCAACTTTGAGTATTTCAGTGAGGACCCCTACCTGGCTGGCGAACTGGCCGCGGCTTACATCCAAGGCCTGCAGTCCCAGGGCGTGGGCGCCAGCCTCAAGCACTTTGCCGTCAACAACCAGGAGCACCGGCGCATGAGCGTATCAGCCAACGTGGATGCGCGCACATTGCGCGAGATCTACCTTGCCCCCTTTGAAACCGCTGTCAAAGAGGCGCAGCCCTGGAGCGTGATGGCCGCCTACAACCGCGTCAACGGCGTGTACGCATCGGAAAACAAATGGCTGCTGGAGGACATCCTGCGCAAGGACTGGGGCTTTGAAGGCCTGGTGGTCACCGACTGGGGCGCGTGCAGCGACCGCGTGGCGGGCCTCGCCGCCGGGCAGGACCTGGAGATGCCCGCAAGCGGGGGCGCCAACGACCAAAAAATCGTGGACGCCGTGCGCGAGGGGCGCCTGGACGAGGCAGTGCTGGATTGCGCGGTGCGGCGCATCCTCAGCATGGTGGCGCGCAGCGTTGAAGTGCGCAGGCCGGCCGCGGTGTTCGACCGGGCGCGCGACAGCGCCCTTGCGCGCGCGCTGGCGCGCGAATGCATCGTGCTGCTCAAAAACGAGGGCGGCATCCTGCCCTTTGAACGCAGCGGGCGCATCGCCTGCATCGGCCCCTTTGCGCGCGCGCCGCGCTACCAGGGGGGCGGCAGCTCCCACATCCACGCCTCTGCAATATGCGACGCCGCGGGCGCGCTGGAGGCGCTGGGCGCGCGCATCGATTATGCAGAGGGCTTTGCGCTGGATACCCAGCTGCCGGATGAAACGCTGACGCAGCAGGCACTTGCCTGCGCCGCGGCCGCGGACGCGGCCGTGGTGTTTGCCGGCCTACCCGACGCGTGGGAGTCCGAGGGATACGACCGCGCGCACATGCGCCTGCCCGAAAACCAGAACGCGCTCATCGCACGCCTTGCCGAGGTGCAGCCCCATCTGGTGGTGGTGCTGCACAACGGTGCGCCCGTCGAGATGCCCTGGGCGGATGATGTCGCCGGCATCGTGGAGGCGTATCTGGGAGGCCAGCAGGTGGGTGGCGCGGTGGCGGATATCCTGCTTGGCGAGGCAAACCCCTGCGCCAAGCTGGCCGAAAGCTTCCCGCTGCGCCTGGAGGACACCCCCTCCTACCTGGACTTCCCCGGCGCGGGCGACCAGGCGGATTACCGCGAGGGGGTGTTTGTGGGCTACCGCTACTACGACAGCCGCCGCATGCCGGTGCGCTTCCCCTTTGGGCACGGGCTCTCCTACACCAGCTTTGCCTACAGCGACCTGCGCTTAAGCGCTGGGGCTATCACCGACGAAGATGCGCTGCAGGTAACGCTGCGCGTGCAAAACGCGGGGGCGCGCGCCGGCAAGGAGATCGTGCAGCTCTATGTGCACGACGCAGCCGGCCGTGTGGTCACGCCCGAGCAGGCGCTGCGCGGCTTTGCCAAGGTGGACCTGGCGCCCGGGGAGCAGACGGATGTGCGCTTTGCCCTTACCAAACGGGACTTCGCCTATTACGACGTGGCCCTGGACGACTGGGCGGTGCCCCAGGGGGCTTTTGAAATCCGCATAGGCCGCTCCTCACGCGATATCGCGCTGCGCGCCCAGGTGCAGGTGTGCCCCGCGTGCCCGCCGCCGATGACAGTGGACCAAAATAGCGTGGTGGGCGATCTGCTTGCGCATCCCGTCACCGGCCCCATCACCGCGCAGCTGGTGCAGTCCTTCATGCCACCCGTGCCCGATGGAAAGGACGCGCTGGGCGCGGGCACGCGCCAGATGCTGCTGACCTCGGTGCGGGACCTGCCCTTGCGCGCCGTGCGCAGCTTTGTGCCCGATATTTCCGAGGCGCAGCTTGCAGACATCATTGCGATGCTCAACCAGGCGCTCGGTAAGCGCGCGTAAGCACGCATCAAAAGAAAGCGGCCGAGAGCAATCTGCTCTCGGCCGCTTTTTGTATGGACGCGCGCTCACCATTTGGGCTCGGTCGTACCGTCTACACCGTACCCCATCGCCGCAGCGTACTGGGCAGCGCGCAGGTTATAGGCCAGAAACCCTTTTTCCGCAGAGAAGTGTATGGTCAGCACGTACGCGTTGTTGTTGATATGCAGGTATAGCTGATAGAGATCGTTCTTCTCGTCTACATTGAAATAGTCCACACCCTCAGCCTCATAATACTGCTGCACAAACGCGGTGATCGTCTCCAGTGTGGTATCGCTTCCTTCGTGCACCTTGCTGCTGTCGTAATCCGCGTTCAACATATACACCTTGCCCGTCACGCTGTCAAGTACCGCATAGAAGTTCAGGCCGCTTTCCTGTTTTCCCTGCAGCATCCAGTACGCGGCGTCCAGGTTGTTGCGGTTCTCCCGCACGGTAAACATCTCCATGGAAATTGCTGTGTTTTCCGCTTTGAGGTCGCTGCCCTCCCACGAGACGCCAAGCAGGTTGAGGATCGCCTGCCAATCGCGCATGAAAACCTCGCGGGCCTCCTCCTCGGTCAGCTCACGCTCACGCGGCAGGCGCTCGCTGTCAAAATCCATGGTGTAATCCTCGCTGCCCATCTGCGCCTCCACGATCATGCGCATACGGTCCTCGCTGGAGGTGGCGTACTGGTAGGCGCGGTAGGTGTCGTCCGCCACCTGGATACGCCCCAGCAGCTGTGCGTCCTTAGCCTCGGCCAGATAGGAGGGCGCAAATAGGCTCACCGCCGCCACGCCCAGTGCCAGCAGGCCGCTTACGATGTAGCGCCACAATCCTGTGCGCTTGCGGTGGCGCTTTCTAAGCCTCATCGCCATCCTCCTCCTGCGCCTGCTGCACGGCCGTTGCCTCCAGCGGCAGCGTCACCGTAGTGCCCACGCCCACCTGGCTTTCAAACTGCAAATGCGCCTCGTGCAGCTGCGCGATGCTCTGGCACAGCGCCAGGCCCAGCCCCGCGCCGTTCTGCGCCCGCGCGCGTGATTTATCCACCATGTAAAACGCCTCGGTGATCTTATCCAGTTCCTCCGGCGGGATGCCGTAGCCGTGGTCCGTGACGCCCATCACATAGCTGTGGCCGTAAAAGCGGCCGAACAGTAGGATTTCATCGCCCGGGCGCGACGCCTTGCGGGCGTTGTCCACCAGATTGACCAGCAGGGTTTTGATCAAATCGCTCTCCACGCTGATCACCGCATCGTCCGCCTCCACGCGCAGCAGCATGCCATACTCCGCCACCGCCGGCGCGAGCAGGCCCGCGATATCCTCCAGCAGGATGCGCCCGTTGGCGCGGCGCAGGGTGTAATCCTGCTTGCGCAGCACGATCAGATCCAGCAGCTTCAACGAGAGCGATTCCAGCCGCTTGCCTTCGCTGAAAATGTAGCTGGCCGCAGTAAAGGACTGCTCCAGGCTCATCTCCTGGCTGCGCAGCATGTCCGCATAGCCGATGATGGCAGTCAGCGGCGTCTTGAGCTCGTGTGCAAAGCTGGCTACAAAGTCCTCACGCTGGCGCGCCACCCGCTCCAGCTCAACCATCTTATCCTCCAGCGCGTCCGCCATTTTATTGAAGCTTTCGCTGAAGGCGCCGATCTCGTCGTGGCTGCGCACTGCCGCGCGCTGGCCGTAGTGGCCCTCCGCAATGCTGCGCGTGGTGGCCGAAAGCCTGCGCAGGGGCCGCGTCATCCACAGCGAGATGCCCGCCATGACAATGGCGCACGCGCTGAAGATCGCGATGCTGAGCAAGCGGTACTGCGCATAGAGTGCGCTGCGCTGGGCAAACACGCCCGATACGTCGCGCGCCGTCTCCAGCAGCACCGGCGCGCTGGTCTCCAGCTGCAGCTGGGTGGCCACCTGCACCGCGTACGTCCCCTCCACCTGTGCAAAGCGGTAAATGCGCGCGCCCGGGTAGTCGCGCACCCGTTCGGTCAGCGCATCGCCCATCTCCACAGTGATGTTGTCGTAGATGGCGCCGCCCTCATTTTTGCGCACGGCCAGCATCCGCCCATCGCGCCCGATCTGTTCGGCCACGTTGCGCAGCACCTCGTCGGAGGGCGCGTTGCCCTGGATGGTGTAGTTCATCACGCCCGTCTCGTAGGCCAGCTGCATCAGCTGGTTTTCCTGCAGGGCGCGGTTGGCCTCCGTCTCCAGCGACGCGGCGAACATGGAATCAATCAGAAAAAAGGCCCCGCAGGCAAATGCCGCCGCAACCATCAATAGTGTGGATATGAATACCTTCCACGAAAACTTCATGCGTTACACTTCCAGCCTGTAACCCACCTTGTAGACCGAGACAATGCGGTGCTCCCAGCCCATCTTGCGGCGCAGGCGCTGCACGTGCAGGTCCACCGTGCGGGTGTCGCCCATGTATTCGCTCTGCCACACCCGCTCAAAGATCGTCTCGCGAAACAGCGCGATGTTTTTGTTGCGCACAAAAAGCAGCAGCAGCTCGTATTCCTTTTTTGTGAGGTTGATGCGCTGCTCACCCTTCTGCACGATGCGCGACTGGGTGTCGATCACCACATCGGCCACTTCCAGCTTCTTTTCGCTCTTGTTGTAGCGACGCAGCACCGCCTCCACGCGCGCAAGCAGCTCCACCACCTCAAAGGGCTTGACCAGGTAATCATCCGCGCCCAGTTGCAGGCCGTGCACGCGGTCCGCCACCGACCCCTTGGCCGTGATAAAGATCACTGGCATGTCCATGGGGCGGATATATTCCATCAGCTCGTAGCCGTCCACGCCAGGCAGCATCACGTCCAGCAGCACCAGGTCGTAGCGGTTTTCTGCAAGCAGGTCCGCCGCGCGGATGCCGTCCAGCGCGCACGTGCAGCTGTAGCCGCAGCGCGTCAGGTTCATGCGGATCAGCTCAGAGATCGCCTGCTCGTCCTCAACAATCAAAATCTGTACCATATGCTCCCCTACCCGTCTTGCCTGTATTGATACCCGCATCATAGCGCGTGGTTGTATCATAATTGCATCGGTATTTCTATTATACCATGGGGCCGCCACGCGTTTCCCTGGTAAAAAAAGCCCTGGAACGCACGTGTTCCAGGGCGCCTTGATGCTCTTTACGCGCGCTTGCGCCAGGTAGAGGGGGCAAACAGCAGCAGCATGGGATAGAGCTCCAGCCTGCCCAGCAGCATGTTGAGGCTCAGCAGCAGCTTTACCAGCGGCGAGAAGAGAGAAAAATTGCTCATCGGCCCCACCAGCCCCAGCCCGGGGCCGATGTTGCTGATGCAGGAGATCACCGCGGTGGTGGATGTCTCCAGATCGTAACCGTTGACGCAGGTGATCAGCGTGGAGATCAGGATAATGCCCAGGTAGCTGCAGATGAACACGCCGGTTGCGCGCACCACGTTCTCATCCACGGTCGCGCCGTTTACCTTGACCACGTCCACCGCGTGGGGGTGCAGCAGGTGTTTGATCTCGCGGCGGGCGGACTTAAAGGCAATCACCAGACGGGAAACCTTGATGCCGCCTGCCGTGCTGCCCGCACAGGCGCCGATGAGCATCAGCACCACCAGGATGCTGCGCGACAGGCTGGGCCACAGCTGAAAATCCGTGGTGGAAAAGCCTGTGGTGGTCACAATGGAGCTGACCTGGAAAAACGCGTGGCGCAGCGACGTGCCCCAATCGCCAAAGAGCTGCAGCACGTTGATGGTGATGACGATGATGGCCGCCAGGATGATGCCCAAATACCAGCGCAGCTCCTCGTTTTTTAAAATGCTGCGGATATTGCCCAATAGAAGCAGGTAGTACAGGTTGAAGTTGATGCCGAACAGGATCATGAACGCGCCCACCACCACCTCGATGTAGGCGGAGTCGTAATAGCCGATCGACAGGTTTTTGATGCCGAACCCGCCCGTGCCCGCGGTGCCGAAGGCGTGCACAAGCGCGTCAAACAGGGGCATGCCGCCGCACAGAAGGAAGATGATCTCCATCACCGTCAGCAGGATATAAATACCGTAGAGAATCATGGCCGTAGACTTCATGCGGGGCACGAGCTTGCTCTTGGTGGGGCCGGGCACCTCCGCGCGCATGATGTGCACGCTGCGTACCTTGGCCATGGGCATGATGGCCATGACGAACACCAGCACGCCCATGCCACCGATCCAGTGGGTAAAACTGCGCCAGAAAAGCAGCCCGTGGGGCAGCGCCTCCACGTCAGTCAGGATGCTGGCCCCGGTGGTGGTAAAGCCGCTGACCGTCTCAAAGAAGGCGTCCACAAACGAGGGGATATACCCCGATAGATAGAAGGGCAGCGCGCCCGCCAGGGACATGCACACCCACGAGAGCGCCACGATCACAAACCCCTCGCGCGCGTAAATCTGCCCGCCCTCATGCCTGGGCAGCACACACAGCGCGGCGGCGGCCAGCAGGACGCAGATGGTGCAGAGGAAGTATATGACGCTCTCGCCATAGAGCAGCCCCACCAGCACCGGCAGCAACAGCAGCACCGCCTCGATGAGCAGGATGCGGCCCAAGATATGCAACACAGCTTTATAATTCATACGCCTATGCCAATACGTCCTTCAGGTTGCGCAACATGCCGTTGCCCGTAAGAAGAATGACGTGGTCCCCTTTTTCGATGGTGGTCTGGCCGTTGGGAATGATGGTGCGCCCGTCGCGCACAATGCACGCGATGAGCGTCTGCGCCTTGGTGTGCAAATCCTTCAGCGGAATGCCCAGTATGGGGTGATCCCCCGCGCGCACGTGGAAGTCCAGCGCCTCCATGCGCCCGCCCAGCAGCTTGTACATCGTCTCCATGGCGCTGCCCTCGGAGTTCTGCATGGCGCGCACGTAGCCCACGATGACGTCCGCGGTGAGCGCCTTGGGCGATATCACGATATCCAGGCCGATCTTTTCCATCAGCCCGGGGAAGGTCACGCTGTTGACCTTGGTGATGACCTTGGGCACGCGGCAGGCGCTGGCGTACATCGACAGAATGATGTTCACCTCGTCGTAGCCGGTGAGCGTGACAAAGGCGTCCATCTGCTCAATACCCTCCTCCTGCAGCAGCTCCTGGTCGCTCGCGTCCCCCAGCAGCACGCGCGTATCGGGCAGCAGCTCGCACAGCTCCCTGCAGCGGGCGGGATCGTTGTCGATGATGCGCACCCGCACGCCCATCTCCCCCAGCTGGCGGGCCAGGTAATAGGCGATACGGCTGCCCCCGGCGATCATCACGTCCTTTACCTTGTAGCGTGCCAGGCTGATTTTGTCAAAAAAGCTGTTGACCTGGCGGGGCGCGGCCACCACGCTGATCTTGTCGTGCGCGGCAAGCACAAAGGCGCCATCGGGAATAAAGACCTCCTCTCCCCGCAGCACCGCGCAGACCAGCAGGTCGCACCTATAGGCGCTCTTAAGCCTATGCAGGGGCATGCCCGCAAGGGGGCTATTTTCATCGATGCTGAAGTCCACCAGCTCCGCGCGGCCGCGCGCAAAGGGGTGAATTTTTGTCGCCGCCGGGCAGCGCAGTATGCGCGAGATTTCCCCTGCGGCCGCAAGCTCCGGATTGATGCACAGCGACAGCCCGAGCTCCTCTTTGAGCAGATGCATCTGCTGGGAGTACTCCGGATTGCGCACGCGCGCGATGGTGCGCTTGGCCCCCAGGTTCTTGGCCACCATGCAGCAGATCAGGTTGCGCTCGTCCGAGGAGGTGGCGGCAATCAGCACATCGGCCCTGTCCACGCCCGCCTCCTGCTGCACCGCATAGGAGGCGCCGTTGCCCACAATGCCCATGACGTCCATCTGATCGATGCTGTGGTTGAGCGCGCCTGCGTCGTTGTCGATGACCACGATGTCGTGCATCTCCTGCGAGAGTTGCTGTGCGAGCGTGCTGCCCACCTTGCCATCGCCTACAATAACGATCTTCATGTGACAAGATGCCTTTCCATAAATTTGTGCGCATTAAGATGCCATTAATAAACACATCATAGCATAAAGATTGCATAAAGGATATGGCGCGACACATTTTTCCATGCTTCTGCAAAGCGCTGCCCAAAAGCGTTCATTCACAAACAAAAAAGGGACGGTTGCCACGCATGGCAGGCGTCCCTCTGATCGTCAACTTCGCACTTTGGTTTACATTGATTTCGTCTTTTTATGGGCATGATCCGCGCGGCGCTGCTGCAGCGCCATCACGCCCAGCCCCGCCAGCAGAAACACCAGGTGCCACCAGGCAAAGCCCTGCGCCGCGATCATCCATAGCATCAGCACCACCGATCCTGCGGTAAAGCCCAGCACCGCAAAGTAGGCGTAGGCGCGGGCGCGGGCAAAGAGCAGACGCACCGCGTGTACTAGCGCCAGGCTCACCGCGCCAAAACCCAGCGCGATGGGCACAAGCGTCCAGATTTGCAGCGCGGAGATGGCCGCCATAAACGGGGCGTACATGCCCATGTAGATCAGCAGAAACGATGTGCTCACCCCCGGGATCACCACGCCCACCGAGAGGATGCCGCCGCAGAGCAGTCCCTCTGCAAAGGAGAGCTGCCCGCCTTGCGCGCGCGGGGGCGCAGCGCGTTCCAATAGCGCAAAGGCGCCCAGGAGCGCCGCGCCCGCGGCAAACGCCCACAGGTAGCTCTTGGAAAAGCCGTCTCGGCTGCCCTCTTTGACCAGGGCGGGCGTGCTACCCGCCACCAGGCCGATAAAGAGCAGCAGCACCGGCCCCGCATAGCGGGCCATCAAATAGCGCATCAGATTGCTCATGGCCAGCACCCCGACGCACGCGCCCAGGCCGATGGGCAGCAGCAGCTTGACATTGCCCCTGACATCGCGGAAAAACCGGCTGACCGCCACGATCATGGGCTCGTAAAGCCCCATGGCCACTGCCATCACGCCCCCGCTTACGCCTGGGGTGATGGCGCCCACGCCCATGCAGATGCCCGCCAGCAGCCGCCATGCAAAGCGCCCAAGCCTTCCTTCCCTCATCAGCCCTCCGA
Above is a window of Maliibacterium massiliense DNA encoding:
- a CDS encoding glycoside hydrolase family 3 C-terminal domain-containing protein, yielding MDIEACIRRMTLEEKASLCSGGDFWHTKAVARLGIPAVMMADGPHGLRKQIGASDHLGMGQSVEAVCFPTAAGLACSFDRDLVRTLGQTLGAQCQAEGVAMLLGPAVNIKRSPLCGRNFEYFSEDPYLAGELAAAYIQGLQSQGVGASLKHFAVNNQEHRRMSVSANVDARTLREIYLAPFETAVKEAQPWSVMAAYNRVNGVYASENKWLLEDILRKDWGFEGLVVTDWGACSDRVAGLAAGQDLEMPASGGANDQKIVDAVREGRLDEAVLDCAVRRILSMVARSVEVRRPAAVFDRARDSALARALARECIVLLKNEGGILPFERSGRIACIGPFARAPRYQGGGSSHIHASAICDAAGALEALGARIDYAEGFALDTQLPDETLTQQALACAAAADAAVVFAGLPDAWESEGYDRAHMRLPENQNALIARLAEVQPHLVVVLHNGAPVEMPWADDVAGIVEAYLGGQQVGGAVADILLGEANPCAKLAESFPLRLEDTPSYLDFPGAGDQADYREGVFVGYRYYDSRRMPVRFPFGHGLSYTSFAYSDLRLSAGAITDEDALQVTLRVQNAGARAGKEIVQLYVHDAAGRVVTPEQALRGFAKVDLAPGEQTDVRFALTKRDFAYYDVALDDWAVPQGAFEIRIGRSSRDIALRAQVQVCPACPPPMTVDQNSVVGDLLAHPVTGPITAQLVQSFMPPVPDGKDALGAGTRQMLLTSVRDLPLRAVRSFVPDISEAQLADIIAMLNQALGKRA
- a CDS encoding TrkH family potassium uptake protein, whose protein sequence is MLHILGRILLIEAVLLLLPVLVGLLYGESVIYFLCTICVLLAAAALCVLPRHEGGQIYAREGFVIVALSWVCMSLAGALPFYLSGYIPSFVDAFFETVSGFTTTGASILTDVEALPHGLLFWRSFTHWIGGMGVLVFVMAIMPMAKVRSVHIMRAEVPGPTKSKLVPRMKSTAMILYGIYILLTVMEIIFLLCGGMPLFDALVHAFGTAGTGGFGIKNLSIGYYDSAYIEVVVGAFMILFGINFNLYYLLLLGNIRSILKNEELRWYLGIILAAIIVITINVLQLFGDWGTSLRHAFFQVSSIVTTTGFSTTDFQLWPSLSRSILVVLMLIGACAGSTAGGIKVSRLVIAFKSARREIKHLLHPHAVDVVKVNGATVDENVVRATGVFICSYLGIILISTLITCVNGYDLETSTTAVISCISNIGPGLGLVGPMSNFSLFSPLVKLLLSLNMLLGRLELYPMLLLFAPSTWRKRA
- a CDS encoding response regulator transcription factor, with product MVQILIVEDEQAISELIRMNLTRCGYSCTCALDGIRAADLLAENRYDLVLLDVMLPGVDGYELMEYIRPMDMPVIFITAKGSVADRVHGLQLGADDYLVKPFEVVELLARVEAVLRRYNKSEKKLEVADVVIDTQSRIVQKGEQRINLTKKEYELLLLFVRNKNIALFRETIFERVWQSEYMGDTRTVDLHVQRLRRKMGWEHRIVSVYKVGYRLEV
- a CDS encoding HAMP domain-containing sensor histidine kinase, producing MKFSWKVFISTLLMVAAAFACGAFFLIDSMFAASLETEANRALQENQLMQLAYETGVMNYTIQGNAPSDEVLRNVAEQIGRDGRMLAVRKNEGGAIYDNITVEMGDALTERVRDYPGARIYRFAQVEGTYAVQVATQLQLETSAPVLLETARDVSGVFAQRSALYAQYRLLSIAIFSACAIVMAGISLWMTRPLRRLSATTRSIAEGHYGQRAAVRSHDEIGAFSESFNKMADALEDKMVELERVARQREDFVASFAHELKTPLTAIIGYADMLRSQEMSLEQSFTAASYIFSEGKRLESLSLKLLDLIVLRKQDYTLRRANGRILLEDIAGLLAPAVAEYGMLLRVEADDAVISVESDLIKTLLVNLVDNARKASRPGDEILLFGRFYGHSYVMGVTDHGYGIPPEELDKITEAFYMVDKSRARAQNGAGLGLALCQSIAQLHEAHLQFESQVGVGTTVTLPLEATAVQQAQEEDGDEA
- the trkA gene encoding Trk system potassium transporter TrkA, translated to MKIVIVGDGKVGSTLAQQLSQEMHDIVVIDNDAGALNHSIDQMDVMGIVGNGASYAVQQEAGVDRADVLIAATSSDERNLICCMVAKNLGAKRTIARVRNPEYSQQMHLLKEELGLSLCINPELAAAGEISRILRCPAATKIHPFARGRAELVDFSIDENSPLAGMPLHRLKSAYRCDLLVCAVLRGEEVFIPDGAFVLAAHDKISVVAAPRQVNSFFDKISLARYKVKDVMIAGGSRIAYYLARQLGEMGVRVRIIDNDPARCRELCELLPDTRVLLGDASDQELLQEEGIEQMDAFVTLTGYDEVNIILSMYASACRVPKVITKVNSVTFPGLMEKIGLDIVISPKALTADVIVGYVRAMQNSEGSAMETMYKLLGGRMEALDFHVRAGDHPILGIPLKDLHTKAQTLIACIVRDGRTIIPNGQTTIEKGDHVILLTGNGMLRNLKDVLA
- a CDS encoding DUF368 domain-containing protein, which codes for MREGRLGRFAWRLLAGICMGVGAITPGVSGGVMAVAMGLYEPMIVAVSRFFRDVRGNVKLLLPIGLGACVGVLAMSNLMRYLMARYAGPVLLLFIGLVAGSTPALVKEGSRDGFSKSYLWAFAAGAALLGAFALLERAAPPRAQGGQLSFAEGLLCGGILSVGVVIPGVSTSFLLIYMGMYAPFMAAISALQIWTLVPIALGFGAVSLALVHAVRLLFARARAYAYFAVLGFTAGSVVLMLWMIAAQGFAWWHLVFLLAGLGVMALQQRRADHAHKKTKSM